The following are encoded together in the Pygocentrus nattereri isolate fPygNat1 chromosome 15, fPygNat1.pri, whole genome shotgun sequence genome:
- the LOC108430096 gene encoding guanine nucleotide-binding protein G(q) subunit alpha-like — protein sequence MTLESMMACCLSEEAKESKRINAEIDKQLRRDKRDARRELKLLLLGTGESGKSTFIKQMRIIHGSGYTDEDKRSFTKLVYQNIFTSMQAMIRAMDNLKIQYKYEQNKANALLVREVDVEKVCSFDQPYISAIKMLWADPGIQEAYDRRREYQLSDSTKYYLSDLDRIADSSYLPTQQDVLRVRIPTTGIIEYPFDLQSIIFRMVDVGGQRSERRKWIHCFENVTSIMFLVALSEYDQVLVESDNENRMEESKALFRTIITYPWFQNSSVILFLNKKDLLEEKIMYSHLVDYFPEFDGPQRDAQAGREFILKMFVDLNPDSDKIIYSHFTCATDTENIRFVFAAVKDTILQLNLKEYNLV from the exons ATGACACTGGAGTCCATGATGGCTTGCTGCCTGAGTGAGGAGGCCAAGGAGTCGAAGAGAATCAACGCTGAGATCGACAAGCAGCTTCGCAGAGACAAGCGAGATGCGAGGAGAGAACTGAAGCTTCTGCTGCTGG GCACAGGTGAGAGTGGCAAGAGCACCTTCATCAAGCAGATGCGCATCATCCATGGGTCAGGCTACACTGACGAAGACAAGCGCAGCTTCACTAAGCTTGTCTACCAGAACATCTTCACCTCCATGCAGGCCATGATCCGCGCCATGGATAATCTCAAGATCCAGtacaaatatgagcaaaacaAG GCCAATGCATTACTGGTGCGAGAGGTGGATGTGGAGAAGGTGTGCTCCTTTGACCAGCCCTACATCAGTGCAATAAAGATGTTGTGGGCAGACCCGGGCATTCAGGAAGCCTATGATCGCAGGAGAGAGTACCAGCTCTCTGACTCTACCAAATA CTATCTAAGTGATCTGGATCGAATTGCGGACTCGTCGTATCTACCAACCCAACAAGATGTGCTTAGGGTTCGCATTCCAACTACTGGGATCATTGAATACCCTTTCGACTTGCAAAGCATCATTTTCAG AATGGTGGACGTAGGAGGACAGCGGTCAGAGCGCAGGAAGTGGATCCATTGCTTTGAGAATGTGACATCCATCATGTTCCTGGTTGCCCTGAGCGAGTATGACCAGGTCTTGGTGGAGTCTGATAATGAG aacCGAATGGAGGAGAGCAAAGCCCTCTTCCGCACGATAATCACCTACCCCTGGTTCCAGAACTCCTCAGTCATTCTGTTCCTCAACAAAAAGGACCTGCTGGAGGAAAAGATCATGTACTCTCACCTGGTCGACTACTTCCCTGAGTTTGATG GTCCGCAGAGAGATGCGCAGGCGGGTCGCGAGTTcatactgaaaatgtttgtggACCTGAACCCGGACAGCGACAAAATCATCTACTCGCACTTCACCTGTGCCACGGACACAGAGAACATCCGCTTCGTCTTCGCCGCCGTCAAAGACACCATTCTGCAGCTCAACCTCAAAGAGTACAACCTGGTGTGA